GAGTCGAGTGTGGCGCAAGGCACGAGGGCAGGCTCTCAATCCGAGTGAGGCGGCGTCGCCGCTTGCCAGACGACCGTACGACCTGCGACACGCCTGCGTGTCGACCTGGTTCAACGCCGGTGTCCCGCCTACGCAGATCGCGGAGTGGGCCGGGCAGAGCGTCGAGGTGCTGTTGCGCATCTACGCCAAGTGCATCTCAGGGCAGACCGACACCGCCCTTCGGAGGATCGAGGACGCACTCAAGATCGACGACGTCAGCGGTCTCGACGGCACCGCATGACGGCCCAGCTGGCCCCCGCCTGGCCCCGAACTTTGACACGTATTCGACACAGACGGCCGTAGTTCGCCGTGGTCAGCCGGACATGATCGGACACGAAGAAACGGCCCCGGGGCAGCGTTTCCGCTGGCCAGGGGCCGTTCTTGCTGGTGGTGGCGGGTCCAGGGTTCGAACCTGGGTAGGCTGAGCCGACGGTTTTACAGACCGCTCCCTTTGGCCACTCGGGCAACCCGCCTCGATGACGTCAGGCAGCATAGCAATGGCGCTCGGCTCAGCCGTACAGGGTTCGGACCCACACGGTGAGAAGGACGTCGGCGAGGGCGTCGATGTCGGTGTGGTGCTTGTCGACGATCTGGTCGAGGAAGTACTGGATGTTCATTCCCACGAGGGCGCGTGCGGTGGGCTCGGGGTCGAGACCTCTGCTGCGGCCTTCGCTGGTTTCTTCCTGGATCAGTTCCGTCAGTGCCGCTACCACGGGGTCGACGAAGGTGTCCCAGGCTGCCTTGGCGTCGTGGTCTTGTGCGGAGGCGGAGGCCAAGGCGCGAAGGAGCGGTCCGTGGTCGAGGTACAGGCGGGCGTGCGCGCGCAGGCATGCTCGCCCGGCGGCGGCCGGATCGCCGCGACGGGTGTCGCGCAGCATCTCGACCATGGCGTCACTCTCGGCGCGGATCGGCTCGACCAGGCGGGTGAGGAGGTCGTGTCGATCTTTGAAGTAGACGTAGAACGACTTGCGCGACAGGGTCGTGTGTCGCATGACCTCGGAGACGCTGACCTCGTGGGAGACGTGGCGGGAGAACAGCAAGGTGGCGGCGTCCAGGATCTCCTGCTCGGCCACCTCCGGGCGCCGTCGCCGCCGGGTTGTCTGCCGCAGCGTCATGTGCCCAACACTAGACGGCCGTTATTGCCAAGGTGGCAGTAGGGGACTAAGGTGACCCTGCCCGTTCCCCGGAGGTGGACACATGGTCACGCGGGTTCTGGTGGTACTGGTGATGGGGATGCTCGCGGCCGCGCTGGGGTTACCGCCGCCGGCGGCGGCAGTTGCGTCTGTGCAGAGTTTCGACGGCAGGTGTGACCTTCGTCTGACAGTGGTGCACGACCCGCAGCTGACCCCGAGCCCCACGTTCGGTGCCGCCCGGGCCCGTGGGAACGGCGAGTGCACCGGAGCCCTCACCAAGGCGGACGGTCGCGTGGTGCACCTCGACGGAGCCCGCGCGGGGGTACGAGCCGCCAGCACCGGGAACCTTTCCTGTGCGGGTGGAGAGTCCAACGGTGACGGCGTCCTGTCCCTGGATGGCACCCGGATCGGCTTCGAGTTCACCGAGATCCGCGGGCCAGGGACCGCCACGCTGGACTACACGGGCGACGCCGGCGGCTCCGCCATCGGCCAGGCATACGTGGCACCAGACGAAGATCCCGCTGACGCCGTCACCACCTGCGCCGACACCGGGCTGCGCAGCGTCCGCGTCGTCGAGCACCTAGTCAGTAACGACCTCGCCGGGTGAACAACGAGCCATTGCCGCCGCAGCGGGCGTGACCGACCGCCTGCGCCCGCCGCCGGGAGGTAGGTGTCAGGGGAATGCCGGCAGGGCGAGGTCGGTGAGGATGGCGTCCAGGTCGCGGGCGCTCGCGGCGTCGAGTGGCGCGGCGGGCAGGCGTACGGCGTCGTCGGCGATTACGCCGCGGCGGACGAGCACCTGCTTGTGTACGGCCCAGGCGATCGGGCCCTGCATGCCGAAGCGGATCAACGGGAGCAGGCGGGCGAAGCCGCTACGTGCGTCCGCCTCGCGGTCCTCGGCGCGGGCGGTGAGCACTGCGGTCAACGCGTCCGCGAACTCGCACGCGGGCATGGTGCCGACGGCGCCGCGGCCGTACTCCTCCAGGGCGAAGAGCGCGTTCTGGCCGCCGAGTACGGCGAAGTCGTCGTCGGCGGCGTCGACGACCGCGCCGACCTTCGGTGCCGTCGGCTGCGCTTCGACCTTCGCGCACGCGACCCCGTCGAGCTTGCTCAGCTCCACGACGACGGGTACCGGCATCGCGACCCCGGTCGCGCCCGGTGCGTCCTGCACCATCACCGGCAGCTGCGCGGCCGTGGCGACCGCGCCGTAGAAGTCGACCAGCTGCGTCGGTGACGCCTTCACCATGAACGGCGGCAGGACCATCAGTGCGGTGGCGCCGCCGTCGCGCGCGGCCAGCGCCTGCTCGATCGCCGTCACCGTGCTGGTGGCGTTAACACCGGCGACCACCGGCATCCCGACGGGTACGCGGCCGCTGAGCACCCGGAGGATCTCGGTACGTTCCGCCGCCGTCAGCGCGAAGCCCTCGCTGGCCATGCCGAACGTGGCGAGCCCGTCGACGCCGCACCACAGCTGGAAGTCCACCAGCCGGGCCAGCGAGTCCAGGTCGAGCCGGGCGTCGGCGTGGAAGGGTGTCGCCAGGATCGGCACCAGCCCGGAAACGGCGTCCGCCACGTCAGTTCTCCTTCACCGTGTTGGTGCCCACAGCGTGGGCGCGTACGAACTCTTCGTCGACCAGCACGCCGAGGCCGGGACCGTCGGGCAACGGGATGGCGTGCGGCGACAGGTCGAGCGGGTGCTGCAGGATGTGGGTGGCCGTCCGTAGCGTGTTCGGTTGGTACTCGAACAGGGCGAGGTTCTCCGCCGCGGCCGCGACGTGCAGCCCGGCGGCCAGCGACAGCCCGAGACCCACCGAGTGGTGCGGCGCCACCGGCAGGTGCCTGGCAGCCGCCAGCTCGGCGATCGCCATACCCTCGGTGATCCCCGTACGGCCGATGTCCGGCTGGGCCAGCGACGCCGCGCGGGCGTCCAGCCACTGGCCGAACTCGTACCGGGTGCGTAGCGTCTCGCCGACGGCCACCGACGTCGCCAGAAACGACTGCAGCTCGGTGTGCCCGGCGACGTCCTCGGGTGCCAGCGGCGCCTCGAGGAACAGCGCGTCGCGCTCGTCCAGGGCCCGCCCGAGGCCTACCGCCTCGCCGCGTCG
This window of the Streptosporangiales bacterium genome carries:
- a CDS encoding TetR family transcriptional regulator, translated to MTLRQTTRRRRRPEVAEQEILDAATLLFSRHVSHEVSVSEVMRHTTLSRKSFYVYFKDRHDLLTRLVEPIRAESDAMVEMLRDTRRGDPAAAGRACLRAHARLYLDHGPLLRALASASAQDHDAKAAWDTFVDPVVAALTELIQEETSEGRSRGLDPEPTARALVGMNIQYFLDQIVDKHHTDIDALADVLLTVWVRTLYG
- a CDS encoding dihydrodipicolinate synthase family protein translates to MADAVSGLVPILATPFHADARLDLDSLARLVDFQLWCGVDGLATFGMASEGFALTAAERTEILRVLSGRVPVGMPVVAGVNATSTVTAIEQALAARDGGATALMVLPPFMVKASPTQLVDFYGAVATAAQLPVMVQDAPGATGVAMPVPVVVELSKLDGVACAKVEAQPTAPKVGAVVDAADDDFAVLGGQNALFALEEYGRGAVGTMPACEFADALTAVLTARAEDREADARSGFARLLPLIRFGMQGPIAWAVHKQVLVRRGVIADDAVRLPAAPLDAASARDLDAILTDLALPAFP